GAAGGTTTAATTTCATCTTATTTTGTCCTCAATTTCTAAAATCATATATTCAGCAATCTGAACAACTGTTTTGATATTTTTTGTATTTGTTAGGTTTTTTTTGGTTATTAAGACATAAGTAATGCCACCATCAATTGTAACTTCATAAAAATGGAAACCTAAAAAACCAAGAATAGGGTTAAAATGATAACTATTTGTTGTAAAAATACTGACAAAAAACAGTCCAAGGACAAAATATAACAATTTGGGTTCTATTTGAAATGCTGACTGATTGATTAATGGCAGCAAATAAACTAAAATAAATCCAACAATTTCTTTGTCTGAAGTAGATATTGACTGAATAACAACAGGCAATTTTTCAAGTTTCTTTTTGGCTAATGTAAGTATTAACAAACAAAGAAATACTAATACAATCGCTATTATTAAAAACCAGATTCCACTCTTTATATCCCAGGATTTTGAAAATTCAGCAAACCAGAGTGTTAAAAAAACAGGAGCAAAAGAAGTAGAAACAAGTAAAAATTTTGATACTTTATTCAACATTTTTTGTTCTCCTTCTTTTCGATTTCTTTCCGTCTTCCAGTTTTGCCTTCTCTTCTAAGATCCTTTTTAGCAATTCCTCAGCCGGTTCATCATTTGGATCCGGCTTTACCAGTTCACCGCGGAATGCCTTAGCAAGTATAGCTTGCTCCAGTTTTTCCACGCGCTCATAAGCTTTTTTGTATTTTGCCTCAAGAGAATCAGCAAGCGCAAAGAGCTTCTCCACTCGACGGACAATCTCGTTCTGTTCTTCGAGAGGGGGAAGGGGAATTATATAATTTTCAATATACCATCTTGGAATCCTTTGTTGCCCAGCAGTTCCCGTCATAAAATTTTTACCATTCTCAATAAAATCAGTACTCTTAATTATATAATAT
The window above is part of the Spirochaetota bacterium genome. Proteins encoded here:
- a CDS encoding restriction endonuclease subunit S, with protein sequence ITPCFENSKSCIMVNLLNGYGAGTTELFVLRCNDLILSKYLYYIIKSTDFIENGKNFMTGTAGQQRIPRWYIENYIIPLPPLEEQNEIVRRVEKLFALADSLEAKYKKAYERVEKLEQAILAKAFRGELVKPDPNDEPAEELLKRILEEKAKLEDGKKSKRRRTKNVE